The Methyloceanibacter sp. wino2 nucleotide sequence CTGTCGATGTTCGCCGACATGGAAGCTCAAGCGGCGGATGATCCGCGCTCTATCAGCATCTAGATTTTGCAGGTGGTGTACGGAAACGCGGCGCCTATGAAGAGAGGGCCGCGCTCTTCGTGTAAGCGGGCCCTCTAGGTGCCTTGAGTAGTCTCTTGGCCGTCAATGCTCACGTGACTGCCGCGCATCGCGGATGGCCGCATCGTGATACGAGCCGCTCCCGTAGTCGACGTAGGCTACACCCATTGACGTCAGGAGATCATCGGCCGCGTGTGCGCCGTATTGGCTGCCACTCAGTCCCGAGCGGCCGCCTTTCGGAAACGGAATGACTTTCGCCGTCTCCTCATGTGCATTTGCCGTCATATAGTCCTCCATTGTCATGTGTGCGTTACCACTGAATCGGAGCAACGCACCTGGAGTCACCTATATAGAAACGCAGCAGCCCCTTGCACAAAAAAATCGCGGGATGGCGTACATTTGAGCAGCAATTCTTCTGCTGCATTGCTCGGCAAGATTGGGCTGCCTTCGGATTGACCAACCGCGCACAGATTGATCGCATATCGGGCGCGCGTTCACCGTTTTCCCTAAGCCGCTAAAATTGTTACGGAAAAATGTACGTGCCTGCAGCGGGGTATGCTGACGAAGCTGGCCTTCTGCGCCCGGCCCGCCCGCTTTCTTCGCACTGGCACAAAAACTGCTTTCAGGAGGTATTGGCCGCCAGCCTCTCGCGGCCGAGGTGGGACTCATCCGTACAGTCGTTTAAAACCCAGAAGGACTCACAATGACCAAGTTTAAGCTCGAGTACATTTGGCTCGACGGTTACGCGCCCGTGCCGAACCTGCGTGGCAAGACCCTCATCAAAGAGTACGATAGCTTTCCGAGCCTCGAAGACCTCCCCGATTGGGGTTTCGATGGCAGCTCGACAATGCAGGCCGACGGCAGCAACTCCGACTGCGTTCTGAAGCCTATCCGCGTTTTCGCTGACCCGGCCCGCAAGAACGGCGCCTTGGTTCTCTGCGAAGTGATGAACCCAGACGGCACGCCGCACGTATCGAACAAGCGCGCGACCATCCTGGACGACGACGGTACGTGGTTCGGTTTCGAGCAGGAGTATTTCTTCTACAAGGACGGCCGCCCGCTGGGCTTCCCGGAGCACGGCTACCCGGAGCCGCAAGGCAAATACTACACCGGCGTCGGCTTCAAGCAGGTCGGTTCGATCGCGCGTCAGATCGTGGAAGAGCATCTCGACATGTGCCTGGACTGCGGCATCAACCACGAAGGCATCAACGCCGAAGTGGCCAAGGGCCAGTGGGAGTTCCAGATCTTCGGCAAGGGCTCCAAGAAGGCGGCCGACGAAATGTGGATGGCCCGCTACCTGCTGGAGCGCCTGACCGAGAAGTATGGCGTCGACATCGAGTATCACTGCAAACCGCTCGGCGACACCGACTGGAACGGCTCTGGCATGCACGCCAACTTCTCGACCGAGTACCTGCGCACTGTCGGCGGCCAGGATTACTTCGAGGCGCTGATGAAGGCGTTCGAGGACAATCTGGAAGACCACATTGCGGTCTACGGTCCCGACAACCACATGCGTCTGACCGGCAAGCACGAGACGGCGCCGTGGAACAAGTTCAGCTATGGCGTTGCCGACCGTGGTGCGTCCGTCCGCGTGCCGCACAGCTTCGTCAAGAACGGCTACAAGGGCTACCTGGAAGACCGTCGTCCGAACTCGCAAGGCGACCCCTACCAGATCGCCTCTCAGATTCTGAAGACGGTTGCTTCTGTTCCGACGGCCGCGAGCGCGGCTGCGTAGGGATACGCGTCCCGTAAACGGCCCGGGCAATTCGCATCGGAAACTGCAAAGGGGAGCCCTTCGAGGCTCCCCTTTTCGCGGCCGATTTGCCACTTCCTTTCAGTCTCGTAACATGACTGGTCTGGTTCTGCAGGCTAAGCTTCCCACCGACTCATGACTGAATTGGGAGGGAACGCCGAAATGGCAGATCGACTGCAAACCGACTGGGCGCCGCGCATCTTGAGTATCGTGCGCATCGTTGCCGCGCTGATCTTCATGGAGCACGGCACGTCCAAGCTGCTCGGATTTCCGAGTGGCGGATTCTCGCCGGAGGCATTTTCGTTGCCGTGGATTGCCGGCATTCTCGAGATCGTCGGTGGGGCGCTACTGGTGGTGGGTCTGTTCACGCGGCCGACCGCGTTCGTGCTGTCCGGCTTGATGGCCTTTGCCTATTGGTTGGCCCATGCGCCGAAGAGTGTTTATCCGCTGTTGAACGGCGGCGATGCGGCGATCCTGTTCTGCTTCATCTTTCTCTACATTGCCTTCGCAGGCGGCGGCCCCTGGAGCGTCGATGAGATGCTGAGGAAAAAGTCCTGAGGACGGCGCCGTAGCGTAAACCGATTATTAAGCAAGTCTCTAAACTCGCCGTTCATCGCCGCCGAATCACACTCGGTGGCGATGAGCGTATGTCGGCATATCACGATGGCCGTCTTGGCTATCACGGTGACTGGTCTGCTCGGAACCAACGCGGCCAAACAGGTCGCGCCCGGATCCAGCGCGGAGCAGTTCGACAACGCGTTCTGGATCAAGACGAAATTGCCGGATGATCTGTTGGCCGGACGGCTCAACGTGACGACTGTCTCCAAGTCCACGGCAGGAATTCCGCTTCCCACCAAACCGCGTCACCGCAAGAAGGCACGGACCGCGCAGTTGCTGCGCTAGGTCTGCCGGATATCTCCAGCCTGTTGTTTGAGAGCCGCTTGCCGTCCGTTGCGCGGACGATCACGCGTGGCGTGAAAAAAGCAGAACCCCCGGCCTGGGAGGGAAGACCGGGGGCTCTGCGTCCGAACGCATCGCTTAGCGATCGAAATTCGTCTGGTAGGGGTTCGGGAAGCCGTCGGCCAGAACAGGTGCGCCGGTGGCCGCGAGCAGCGTCAGTGCGAGCATGATCGCCTTCATGATGTATCTCCTTGATCGATGGCCCGTTGCGGAATTGCTGTCGGGCTTGTCGTGGTCAAAAGGTAGATACGGGCGGACGGCATTACCAATCACGCTCAGTCAGAACGAAGTGCGCTGAACCTCGCGCAAGTTCACAGAGACGTGTCGGACAGTTTATTGGGGCGCTGTGCCAGCGCGTGCGGCGCGCGGCTCAGATGGTCGCGAAGAACACGGTGACCAAACCCACCGCGCCGGCCCATGCGGCGACCAGAACGACGCTGGTCGCGAGTAGTTTGAAGGAACTCATGTCGCCACCTCATGCTGCTGCCTTGGCCCCGCCTTCAAAGGGGGTGAGCGTGGAGCGCCCTGACGCTCCGCGCCCGATTGCCAAGGAGAGGCTTACGCTCGCCAGTTCAGGGCCTGACCTTGCGCAGAGTGCGCGCGGCCGCTTGAACCCGTCCTGAACCGGACGTGCAGGTGACGTTCATCTTTGGGGAGGGCAAAGACCGGTGCGCCGCTCACGGCGCGCGGAGGCGAAGGCGCGCTGTGCGCACCTTCGCTTAGGTGTTTGGATGCTTGGAGGCTAGCGGCGCACGTTTGCGCCAGCGTTCCCTACCAATAGTAGGCGCGGCGTGCGCGACGGCGCCAGCGGCGCTTGTAGGGGCGGGGGCCGTAGTAGCGTTGGCGGTAGTAAGGGCGCCGTGCGTAACGATAAGGCCGATAGTAGCGGGGTCCGATACCGACGCCGACTCTGACGCCGGGAGCTCTGACATAGACGCCCGCGTTTGCTTGTGTCGGTGCAAATGCGACGACGCCAACCACCAACGCGCAAGCCATGCCACAGGCCATCATGAATTTCGTCATGGCGAACTCCTTCGACTTCAACTTCGATTTGATGTGCACACTCGCAGACAAATGCGGCAGCTGCCAGGCGAGAGCGGTCCGAAGCTTAACAAATGGGTGTGCGGCAAAGAGAGCCCGGCTTGCAGCGGGGTGCAAACCGGGCTTCGAGATCGGCGTCAGGGGGAACGCCGTCGGGGGAGGGAGATGGTCCTTTGCCTAACGGCGTGTGACACGACGCATCGGGCCAATAGGCGTGTCGTCGCCGTAGCGGTGTTCCAGATAACGGTCCAGCTTCTTCAGGCCGCGGCGCGCTTCGTGCACGAGCACTTGCTCGAGAGAGGGCGGGGCGTAGTCGTAGCAGACGGGGTCTTCGCCGCAGTCTCCGGCATAGGCGGCGCCTGTGAACAGAAGCGGTGCGGCGACGGCGGCGAGCGCGGCGGTTTTGGTGAAAACGGTCATCTCTAATCTCCTCATCGAAGGGGGTGGTGGTCGGGGTCGCTGTTGCG carries:
- a CDS encoding glutamine synthetase beta-grasp domain-containing protein — translated: MTKFKLEYIWLDGYAPVPNLRGKTLIKEYDSFPSLEDLPDWGFDGSSTMQADGSNSDCVLKPIRVFADPARKNGALVLCEVMNPDGTPHVSNKRATILDDDGTWFGFEQEYFFYKDGRPLGFPEHGYPEPQGKYYTGVGFKQVGSIARQIVEEHLDMCLDCGINHEGINAEVAKGQWEFQIFGKGSKKAADEMWMARYLLERLTEKYGVDIEYHCKPLGDTDWNGSGMHANFSTEYLRTVGGQDYFEALMKAFEDNLEDHIAVYGPDNHMRLTGKHETAPWNKFSYGVADRGASVRVPHSFVKNGYKGYLEDRRPNSQGDPYQIASQILKTVASVPTAASAAA
- a CDS encoding DoxX family protein, giving the protein MADRLQTDWAPRILSIVRIVAALIFMEHGTSKLLGFPSGGFSPEAFSLPWIAGILEIVGGALLVVGLFTRPTAFVLSGLMAFAYWLAHAPKSVYPLLNGGDAAILFCFIFLYIAFAGGGPWSVDEMLRKKS
- a CDS encoding DUF2735 domain-containing protein; protein product: MTANAHEETAKVIPFPKGGRSGLSGSQYGAHAADDLLTSMGVAYVDYGSGSYHDAAIRDARQSREH